In one Haloplanus salinus genomic region, the following are encoded:
- the ligA gene encoding NAD-dependent DNA ligase LigA, protein MVEEPADNPYVRDPDTSFAPAEDLNAADAREQVRRLRDAIEYHDYRYYVANDPVVADRTYDALFERLQELEDAFDLRDENSPTQRVGGEPIDELETVEHVAPLLSLQSSGDADEIRAFDRRIRDRVADVRYSAEPKFDGFSVEVVYEGGAFDRAVTRGDGREGEDVSANVRTIGSVPLHLPDDAPDFLAVRGEVYMPRSGFQALNERRIERGDDPFANPRNAAAGTVRLLDPETVADRPLDVFFYDVIDTSADLAAQTGAFDLLCELGFRVNDETTVVGDVEAVIDYRDRLADTRDELEYEIDGVVAKVVDFDARAQLGSTARHPRWAFAYKFPARTGETTVERIVVQVGRTGKLTPVALLDPVDVQGVTISRATLHNAAQVRRLGVCEGASVRIERAGDVIPEVVEVIEGSDGDFAMPETCPICDGHVVQEGEHHYCTNASCPAQLRRSLQHFCSRDAMDIEGVGTEAADRLVEAGLVGSLADLYTLGRDELVALDGWGERSADNLLAELEASKAVDLGTFVYALGIRHVGTERARALAAAFSLDDLLDASVEDLRSVEDVGPEVAEAVASYFDEAENVETVERLLAAGVSPERRDRGDELDGLTVVFTGSVPGYTRSELTELLETHGASVTSSVSGETDYLVVGENPGTRKREQADEEGVEALDPGAFEERILSRL, encoded by the coding sequence ATGGTCGAGGAACCCGCCGACAACCCGTACGTACGCGATCCGGACACGTCGTTCGCGCCGGCCGAAGACCTGAACGCGGCCGACGCCCGCGAACAGGTGCGTCGTTTGCGCGACGCGATCGAGTATCACGACTATCGGTACTACGTCGCGAACGACCCCGTCGTCGCCGACCGCACCTACGACGCGCTGTTCGAGCGCTTGCAGGAACTGGAGGACGCGTTCGACCTCCGTGACGAGAACTCGCCGACACAGCGGGTGGGTGGCGAACCGATCGACGAGCTGGAGACGGTCGAACACGTCGCTCCCCTGTTGAGCCTGCAGTCCTCGGGTGACGCCGACGAGATACGGGCGTTCGACCGTCGCATCCGCGACCGGGTGGCGGACGTGCGCTACTCCGCCGAACCCAAATTCGACGGGTTCTCGGTCGAAGTCGTCTACGAGGGCGGCGCCTTCGACCGCGCCGTCACCCGCGGCGACGGGCGCGAGGGTGAGGACGTGTCGGCCAACGTCCGGACCATCGGGAGCGTGCCTCTTCACCTTCCCGACGACGCCCCGGACTTCCTCGCCGTCCGCGGCGAGGTGTACATGCCACGGTCGGGCTTCCAAGCGCTGAACGAGCGCCGGATCGAACGTGGCGACGACCCCTTCGCCAACCCGCGCAACGCCGCGGCGGGGACGGTCCGCCTCCTCGATCCCGAGACGGTCGCGGACCGCCCCCTCGACGTCTTCTTCTACGACGTGATCGACACGTCCGCCGACCTCGCCGCACAGACCGGCGCGTTCGACCTCTTGTGTGAGCTCGGGTTCCGGGTCAACGACGAGACGACCGTGGTCGGCGACGTGGAGGCGGTGATCGACTACCGAGACCGCCTCGCGGACACGCGCGACGAACTGGAGTACGAAATCGACGGGGTCGTCGCCAAAGTCGTCGACTTCGACGCCCGGGCGCAGTTGGGCTCGACCGCGCGCCACCCTCGCTGGGCTTTCGCCTACAAGTTTCCCGCCCGGACCGGCGAGACGACCGTCGAGCGCATCGTCGTGCAGGTTGGGCGGACGGGAAAGCTGACGCCGGTCGCCCTGCTCGACCCCGTCGACGTGCAGGGCGTCACGATCAGCCGCGCGACCCTCCACAACGCCGCGCAGGTCCGGCGGCTGGGCGTGTGCGAGGGGGCGAGCGTCCGCATCGAGCGGGCAGGCGACGTGATCCCCGAGGTCGTCGAGGTGATCGAGGGCAGTGATGGCGACTTCGCGATGCCGGAGACTTGTCCCATCTGCGACGGCCACGTGGTGCAGGAGGGCGAACACCACTACTGTACGAACGCATCGTGCCCGGCGCAGCTGCGACGGTCGCTCCAGCATTTCTGCTCGCGCGACGCGATGGACATCGAGGGCGTCGGCACCGAGGCGGCGGACCGGCTGGTCGAGGCGGGGCTGGTGGGGTCGCTCGCCGACCTCTACACGCTCGGCCGCGACGAGCTCGTGGCGCTCGACGGCTGGGGCGAGAGATCCGCCGACAACCTGCTCGCGGAACTGGAGGCGAGCAAGGCGGTCGACCTCGGCACCTTCGTCTACGCCCTCGGCATCCGCCACGTCGGGACGGAGCGGGCGCGGGCGCTCGCCGCCGCGTTCTCGCTCGACGACCTGCTGGACGCGAGCGTCGAGGACCTGCGCTCGGTGGAGGACGTGGGGCCGGAGGTGGCCGAAGCGGTCGCCTCGTACTTCGACGAGGCGGAGAACGTCGAGACGGTGGAACGGCTGCTCGCGGCGGGCGTCTCGCCCGAGCGCCGGGACCGCGGCGACGAACTCGACGGGCTGACCGTCGTCTTCACCGGGAGCGTCCCGGGATACACCCGTTCGGAGCTAACGGAGCTGCTCGAAACGCACGGCGCGTCGGTCACGTCGTCGGTCAGCGGCGAGACGGACTACCTCGTCGTCGGGGAGAATCCGGGGACGCGAAAGCGTGAGCAGGCCGACGAGGAGGGCGTGGAGGCGCTCGACCCCGGGGCGTTCGAGGAGCGGATCCTATCGCGGCTGTGA
- a CDS encoding DHH family phosphoesterase codes for MTAGTAGDSGTDAGESSRPIVYDLAPDCTADDVDVGDHYHAVVNGVVAYGVFVDVSDDVSGLVHESNLTGDYDVGDRLLVRLDEIRENGDVAFAEATLDDYRTVAVDHRPTVTPVDDLETGETVTVEATVSQIKQTAGPTVFRCRDATGIVACTAFEDAGVRAYPEVEIDDAVRIAGTVEEHEGSPQIEVESLARLTGEAAEAVRERVGAGLDERAEPHDVDPLVEWDAFEKLRPDLRAVATQLRRTVLEGRPIRVRHHADGDGMCASLPVQVALERFIRAVHDDDDAPRHLIKRLPSKAPYYEMEDVTRDLNFALEGRERHGQKLPLLLMLDNGSTEEDVPAYENLAHYDVPIVVVDHHHPDPDAVDHLLDAHVNPYLADEDYRITTGMMCVELARMIDPDITDELRHVPAVAGLADRSKAEAMNDFVDLADAGGYGRDDLVRIGEALDYAAHWLRYSEGKTLVSDVLNVDCDDERRHEELVDFLADRAERDIDRQLAALDPHVEHERLDNDAHLYRVDLDDFAHRFTYPAPGKTTGNLHDRKVEETGDPVITIGYGPDFAVLRSDGVRLDIPKMVAELDDEVVGGGVSGGGHLVVGSIKFVKGMRSEVIDALVGKMADAELDEALSSATALDP; via the coding sequence ATGACCGCAGGGACTGCCGGGGATTCCGGCACCGACGCGGGCGAGAGTTCTCGTCCCATCGTCTACGATCTCGCGCCCGACTGCACGGCCGACGACGTCGACGTCGGCGACCACTACCACGCCGTCGTCAACGGCGTCGTCGCCTACGGCGTCTTCGTCGACGTCTCGGACGACGTCTCGGGACTCGTTCACGAGTCGAACTTGACCGGCGACTACGACGTCGGCGACCGACTGCTCGTCCGACTCGACGAGATTCGGGAGAACGGCGACGTCGCCTTCGCGGAGGCGACCCTCGACGATTACCGGACCGTCGCGGTCGACCACCGACCGACCGTGACGCCGGTCGACGACCTCGAAACCGGCGAGACGGTGACGGTCGAGGCGACGGTCAGTCAGATCAAACAGACCGCCGGGCCGACCGTGTTCCGGTGTCGCGACGCCACCGGTATCGTCGCCTGCACCGCCTTCGAGGACGCGGGTGTGCGCGCCTACCCCGAGGTAGAAATCGACGACGCCGTCCGGATCGCGGGCACGGTCGAGGAACACGAGGGGAGCCCACAGATCGAAGTGGAGTCGCTCGCGCGCCTGACCGGCGAGGCGGCCGAAGCGGTGCGGGAGCGCGTCGGTGCGGGGCTCGACGAGCGCGCCGAGCCCCACGACGTCGACCCGCTGGTCGAGTGGGACGCCTTCGAAAAACTGCGTCCCGACCTCCGTGCCGTGGCCACGCAACTCCGGCGGACGGTCCTCGAAGGGCGCCCGATCCGGGTCCGCCACCACGCCGACGGCGACGGCATGTGTGCCTCCCTCCCCGTGCAGGTGGCGCTCGAACGCTTCATCCGAGCGGTGCACGACGACGACGACGCGCCCCGACACCTCATCAAGCGCCTGCCGAGCAAGGCGCCGTACTACGAGATGGAGGACGTAACCCGCGACCTCAACTTCGCGCTCGAAGGCCGTGAGCGCCACGGACAGAAGCTCCCGCTCCTGCTCATGCTCGACAACGGGAGTACCGAGGAGGACGTGCCCGCTTACGAGAACCTCGCCCACTACGACGTGCCGATAGTCGTCGTCGACCACCACCATCCCGACCCGGACGCGGTGGACCACCTGCTCGACGCGCACGTCAACCCCTACCTCGCCGACGAGGACTACCGCATCACCACGGGCATGATGTGTGTCGAACTCGCGCGGATGATCGACCCGGATATAACTGACGAACTCCGGCACGTCCCCGCCGTGGCCGGGCTCGCCGACCGCTCGAAGGCCGAGGCGATGAACGACTTCGTCGACCTGGCGGACGCGGGGGGGTACGGCCGCGACGACCTCGTCCGCATCGGCGAGGCGCTCGACTACGCCGCCCACTGGCTCCGCTACAGCGAGGGCAAGACGCTCGTGAGCGACGTGCTCAACGTCGACTGCGACGACGAGCGCCGCCACGAGGAACTGGTCGACTTCCTCGCCGACCGCGCGGAACGCGACATCGACCGCCAGCTCGCCGCGCTCGATCCTCACGTCGAGCACGAGCGACTCGACAACGACGCCCACCTCTACCGGGTCGACCTCGACGACTTCGCACACCGCTTCACCTACCCCGCACCGGGAAAGACGACGGGCAATCTCCACGACCGCAAGGTAGAGGAGACGGGCGATCCCGTCATCACCATCGGCTACGGCCCCGACTTCGCCGTCCTCCGCTCCGACGGCGTCCGCCTCGACATCCCCAAGATGGTGGCGGAACTCGACGACGAAGTCGTCGGCGGCGGCGTCTCCGGCGGCGGCCACCTCGTCGTCGGCTCGATCAAGTTCGTGAAGGGGATGCGAAGCGAGGTGATCGACGCCCTCGTCGGGAAGATGGCCGACGCGGAGCTGGACGAGGCGCTGTCGAGCGCGACGGCGCTCGACCCCTAG
- a CDS encoding adenylyltransferase/cytidyltransferase family protein, with protein sequence MTTVVAQGTFDILHPGHVHYLSDAASMGDCLHVIVARGENVTHKPAPILSGRQRRAMVDALAVVDEAHLGHPEDIFVPIERIDPDVIALGYDQHHDEASLRRALRDRGIDCGIRRASPRETDEDELCSTGRIIDRIVERRC encoded by the coding sequence ATGACGACGGTCGTCGCACAGGGTACGTTCGACATCCTCCACCCCGGCCACGTCCACTACCTCTCCGACGCGGCGTCGATGGGCGACTGCCTCCACGTCATCGTCGCCCGTGGCGAGAACGTCACGCACAAACCCGCTCCCATCCTCTCGGGACGACAGCGGCGGGCGATGGTCGACGCCCTCGCCGTCGTCGACGAGGCACATCTCGGCCACCCCGAGGACATCTTCGTCCCTATCGAACGCATCGATCCAGACGTCATCGCGCTCGGCTACGACCAACACCACGACGAGGCGAGCCTCCGGCGGGCACTCCGTGACCGCGGCATCGACTGCGGGATCCGGCGAGCGTCGCCGCGCGAAACGGACGAGGACGAACTCTGTTCGACGGGACGGATCATCGACCGGATCGTCGAGCGGCGGTGCTGA
- a CDS encoding phospholipase D-like domain-containing protein yields MSRAFRATVVAVVLLSVAAPVGVTADGATDARIVAAVPNPVADGDAGEFVVVRVSTASTANWTLDDGERVVSLPDDRPATRIAVADDPNATRRLTDAPVVSVPDLSLSNAGERLRLRRDGAVVARLDYEDAPESERLVRTDGETTWRPLGYRPRDVHRYGPAAVTGFLLPDAPSVPAETLRSARRRILLAGYTFTSERVADALIAAERRGVVVRVLVDAEPVGGRTARGARALDRLAAAGVDVRVLGGPRARFDYHHPKYAVVDDRALVLTENWKPAGVGGKSSRGWGLVVDSSPVAADLAGLFRVDAGWNDAIPWRRHRRGRTFETETPAEGDYPSRFEPTDVTAAGVRVLTAPGNAESALVGVVDGADRRVDVIQPSIGRRDGPLLRATIRAAERGVTVRVLVSGAWYVAEENAALVEWLNGVATRRDLPLTARVAEPAGRYEKIHAKGVVADGVVVVGSLNWNENAVSENREVALAVRSEALATYFRESFAADWRGGRDVGRATWVVVAGALAALVLALVVARKTLRFD; encoded by the coding sequence GTGTCCCGAGCCTTTCGCGCCACCGTCGTCGCCGTCGTCCTCCTGTCGGTGGCGGCGCCGGTCGGTGTGACCGCCGACGGCGCCACCGACGCGAGAATCGTCGCCGCCGTCCCCAACCCCGTCGCCGACGGCGACGCCGGCGAGTTCGTCGTCGTCCGCGTTTCGACCGCGTCGACCGCCAACTGGACGCTCGACGACGGGGAGCGCGTCGTCTCCCTCCCCGACGACCGTCCCGCGACCCGAATCGCCGTCGCGGACGACCCGAACGCGACCCGACGGCTGACCGACGCGCCCGTCGTGTCGGTTCCCGACCTCTCGCTGTCGAACGCCGGCGAGCGCCTCCGTCTCCGGCGTGACGGCGCCGTCGTCGCTCGTCTCGACTACGAAGACGCCCCGGAGAGCGAGCGACTCGTCCGCACCGACGGCGAGACCACGTGGCGGCCCCTCGGCTACCGCCCCCGCGACGTCCACCGGTACGGTCCCGCGGCCGTCACCGGATTCCTCCTCCCCGACGCGCCGTCGGTCCCCGCGGAGACGCTCCGGAGCGCCCGCCGTCGAATCCTCCTCGCCGGCTACACGTTCACGAGCGAACGGGTCGCGGACGCCCTGATCGCCGCCGAACGCCGCGGCGTCGTGGTTCGCGTCCTCGTCGACGCCGAGCCAGTCGGCGGACGGACGGCCCGGGGCGCGCGGGCGCTCGACCGCCTCGCGGCCGCCGGCGTCGACGTCCGGGTGCTCGGTGGGCCGCGAGCCAGGTTCGACTACCACCACCCGAAGTACGCCGTCGTCGACGACCGGGCGCTCGTGCTGACGGAAAACTGGAAGCCCGCGGGCGTCGGCGGCAAGAGTAGCCGCGGCTGGGGCCTCGTCGTCGACTCGTCGCCCGTGGCCGCCGACCTCGCCGGCCTATTCCGCGTCGACGCCGGGTGGAACGACGCGATACCGTGGCGCCGACACCGGCGTGGACGGACGTTCGAGACGGAGACGCCGGCCGAAGGGGACTACCCGTCACGGTTCGAGCCGACCGACGTGACCGCCGCTGGGGTGCGCGTCCTCACCGCACCGGGCAACGCCGAGTCGGCGTTAGTCGGCGTCGTCGACGGCGCCGACCGGCGCGTCGACGTGATCCAACCGTCGATCGGTCGGCGCGACGGCCCGCTCCTCCGCGCGACGATCCGTGCCGCCGAGCGCGGCGTCACGGTCCGCGTACTCGTCTCGGGGGCGTGGTACGTCGCGGAGGAGAACGCCGCGCTCGTCGAGTGGCTGAACGGCGTCGCGACGCGACGTGACCTGCCGCTCACCGCCCGGGTCGCCGAGCCGGCGGGGCGTTACGAGAAGATTCACGCCAAAGGCGTCGTCGCGGACGGCGTCGTCGTCGTCGGGAGTCTCAACTGGAACGAAAACGCCGTCTCGGAGAACCGCGAGGTAGCACTCGCCGTCCGGAGCGAGGCGCTGGCGACGTACTTCCGGGAGTCGTTCGCGGCGGACTGGCGGGGCGGCCGGGACGTCGGCCGGGCGACGTGGGTCGTCGTCGCCGGCGCGCTCGCGGCGCTGGTGCTCGCCCTCGTCGTCGCCCGGAAGACGCTCCGATTCGACTAG
- a CDS encoding thioredoxin family protein, with product MTLESMEPGNWNGDDDVRDALGRDGLTYRVWGADWCGDCREQLPEFAAALDEAGVPADRIERFPVDDDKRGEGVDAYGIEFIPTVVVERGGEEIARFVEDGPDGIAASLAARITADADD from the coding sequence ATGACTCTGGAGTCCATGGAGCCGGGTAACTGGAACGGCGACGACGACGTACGCGACGCGCTCGGCCGCGACGGCCTGACCTACCGCGTCTGGGGCGCGGACTGGTGTGGCGACTGCCGGGAGCAACTCCCCGAGTTCGCCGCTGCCCTCGACGAAGCGGGCGTCCCCGCCGATCGCATCGAGCGGTTCCCCGTCGACGACGACAAACGCGGCGAGGGTGTCGACGCGTACGGTATCGAGTTCATCCCGACCGTCGTCGTCGAGCGGGGCGGCGAGGAGATCGCCCGCTTCGTCGAGGACGGGCCGGACGGCATCGCGGCGTCCCTCGCGGCCCGCATAACTGCCGACGCCGACGACTAG
- a CDS encoding aldo/keto reductase, protein MRSLDDIDDTFDIGGDLTVNRLGFGAMRITGPGVLGHPDDPAEASRVLARALELGVDFVDTADAYGPGTNERLLAEAGVPDDAVVATKGGFLRSPDGDWLRRGDPDYLRNAALCSLDRLGVDAIDLYQYHAPDPDVPIEESMRALADLQDRGLIRHVGVSNVSVEQLDRARDVVTVATVQNEYNVVDRTHDDVLDVCEEGDIGFVPYFPLGGGDLAGKAAVLDEVAAAHDATRRQVALAWLLERSPVVLPIPGTSAVDHLEANVAAADVDLDGDEMARLSEERSA, encoded by the coding sequence ATGCGTTCGCTCGACGACATCGACGACACGTTCGACATCGGCGGCGACTTGACCGTCAACCGCCTCGGTTTCGGCGCCATGCGGATCACCGGCCCGGGGGTCCTCGGCCACCCGGACGACCCGGCGGAGGCGAGTCGCGTCCTCGCCCGCGCCCTCGAACTCGGCGTCGACTTCGTCGACACCGCCGACGCCTACGGCCCCGGCACCAACGAACGCCTCCTCGCCGAGGCGGGCGTCCCCGACGACGCCGTCGTCGCCACGAAGGGCGGCTTCCTGCGCTCGCCGGACGGCGACTGGCTCCGCCGCGGTGATCCCGACTACCTCCGCAACGCCGCGCTCTGTAGCCTCGACCGACTCGGCGTCGACGCCATCGACCTGTATCAGTATCACGCACCCGATCCCGACGTCCCCATCGAGGAGTCCATGCGGGCGCTCGCCGACCTGCAGGATCGCGGGCTGATCCGTCACGTCGGCGTGAGCAACGTCTCCGTCGAGCAACTCGACCGCGCCCGCGACGTGGTGACGGTCGCGACGGTCCAAAACGAGTACAACGTCGTCGACCGCACCCACGACGACGTCCTCGACGTTTGCGAGGAGGGGGACATCGGCTTCGTTCCCTACTTCCCGCTTGGCGGCGGTGACCTCGCCGGGAAGGCGGCGGTCCTCGACGAGGTGGCGGCGGCCCACGACGCCACGCGCAGGCAAGTGGCGCTCGCGTGGCTCCTCGAACGGTCGCCGGTCGTCCTCCCCATCCCCGGCACGTCGGCCGTGGATCACCTCGAAGCCAACGTCGCCGCGGCCGACGTCGACCTCGACGGCGACGAGATGGCGCGGCTCTCGGAGGAACGCTCAGCGTAG
- a CDS encoding ATP-binding protein, which yields MDVSAWERQLAGRAPALIATLGVAVAAVSLANFVRDVGTVGPGPLPLVSLGLCLSLAAGLLALSRWLAASDLSVAGTWTVVRWSLGGMIGFGLLTGLTVGIRLAEGRTVGGASLGLIATAAGGGIGGGVAGVYYARANRVAREADRRRDALVFLNSHLRHNVLNAAQVIQGYATLLGQRDDEPDEYLDPIERRSDAIASLIEDMKRLADLFSGERTPVPTDISTPLLREVENAREGHEAATFEVDVQPELHVMATGAASAVFANLLQNAVEHHDDPAPTVSVWTERGPRAVTVHVADDGPGIRDDVKEHLFDSAIESGEGRGIALVKTLMNHYDGDVSAYDNEPRGTEVVVEFRRPPPQ from the coding sequence ATGGACGTCTCGGCGTGGGAACGGCAACTAGCCGGTCGCGCCCCCGCGCTGATCGCGACGCTCGGCGTCGCCGTCGCCGCCGTCTCGCTCGCGAACTTCGTCCGTGACGTCGGGACGGTCGGGCCGGGTCCGTTGCCCCTCGTCTCGCTCGGCCTCTGTCTCTCGCTGGCGGCCGGGCTGCTCGCCCTGAGTCGGTGGCTCGCGGCCAGCGACCTCTCGGTCGCCGGGACGTGGACCGTCGTCCGCTGGTCGCTCGGCGGAATGATCGGATTCGGCCTCCTGACGGGTCTGACGGTCGGCATCCGGCTCGCAGAGGGGCGAACCGTCGGCGGCGCGTCGCTCGGTCTCATCGCGACGGCGGCGGGGGGCGGCATCGGTGGCGGCGTCGCCGGCGTCTACTACGCCCGTGCGAACCGCGTGGCCCGCGAGGCCGACCGCCGCCGCGACGCACTCGTCTTTCTGAACAGCCACCTCCGTCACAACGTCCTGAACGCGGCGCAGGTCATCCAGGGGTACGCGACGCTGCTCGGCCAACGCGACGACGAACCGGACGAGTATCTCGACCCCATCGAACGCCGCAGCGACGCCATCGCGTCGCTCATCGAGGACATGAAACGGCTCGCGGACCTCTTTTCCGGCGAGCGCACGCCCGTCCCGACGGACATCTCGACGCCCCTCCTTCGCGAAGTCGAGAACGCCCGCGAGGGTCACGAGGCGGCGACGTTCGAAGTCGACGTCCAACCCGAACTGCACGTGATGGCGACCGGTGCCGCCTCGGCCGTCTTCGCCAACCTCCTGCAGAACGCCGTCGAACACCACGACGACCCGGCGCCGACCGTCTCGGTGTGGACGGAACGCGGCCCCCGAGCGGTGACGGTACACGTCGCCGACGACGGTCCCGGGATTCGAGACGACGTGAAAGAACACCTCTTCGATTCGGCCATCGAATCCGGTGAGGGCCGGGGCATCGCCCTCGTGAAGACGCTCATGAACCACTACGACGGGGACGTATCGGCCTACGATAACGAGCCGCGGGGAACCGAAGTCGTCGTCGAGTTCCGACGACCGCCGCCACAGTAA
- a CDS encoding thioredoxin domain-containing protein → MPPTPTDRNRLDEEASPYLEQHADNPVNWQPWDDEALDAAREHDVPVFLSVGYAACHWCHVMEDESFQDRDVATVLNERFVPIKVDREERPDVDSVYQTICQLVSGGGGWPLSVFLTPEGKPFYVGTYFPRDPQRGRPGFLQLLEDISTSWETDRGGIENRADQWTAAITDELESTPEQPGDPPESDVLETAAAAAIRSADRTHGGFGSGGPKFPQPRRLDLLLRASILDGDGAAGEVAGEALDAMAAGGLYDHVGGGFHRYATDREWTVPHFEKMLYDNAELPRVYFEAAAATGDDRYARVASETVAFLERELQHPEGGFYSTLDAQSATPDTRLGDGAEPADEEGAYYVWTPAEVRDAMGETAIDGVDAETAADLFCDRYGVTDGGNFEGGTTVLTVAASYADLADDHGLDVETVERTLIEARTRAFDGRANRPRPARDEKVLAGWNGLAISGIATGARTLDPALAGTATDALAFVRDHLWDADERRLSRRYKDVSEPRSEADETASRRGDVQVDGYLDDYAFLARGAFDCYQVTGEVGQLAFAVDLMRVVREEFWDEEAGTLYYTPASGEGLVTRPQELNDQSTPSSLGVAAALLDELALFVPEEGFGGMTERLLATHADRVRASPLEHASLVLAADAHARGPVELTLAADAVPASWRETLADTPLPTGVVAPRPATDADLDPWLDALGIDEIPPIWANREARGGDPTAYACRDFTCSPPRTDLDAALDWLADR, encoded by the coding sequence ATGCCCCCGACGCCGACGGATCGGAACCGTCTCGACGAGGAAGCCAGCCCGTATCTAGAACAGCACGCGGACAACCCGGTCAACTGGCAGCCGTGGGACGACGAGGCGCTCGACGCCGCCCGCGAGCACGACGTTCCCGTCTTCCTCTCCGTCGGATACGCCGCCTGTCACTGGTGTCACGTCATGGAGGACGAAAGCTTCCAGGACAGGGACGTGGCGACCGTCCTCAACGAGCGATTCGTCCCGATCAAGGTGGACCGCGAGGAGCGCCCGGACGTCGACAGCGTCTACCAGACCATCTGCCAACTCGTCTCCGGCGGCGGGGGGTGGCCGCTCTCCGTCTTTCTCACTCCGGAGGGGAAGCCGTTCTACGTGGGGACGTACTTCCCGCGCGACCCTCAGCGGGGACGCCCGGGCTTTCTCCAGTTGTTGGAGGACATCTCGACGTCCTGGGAAACCGACCGGGGCGGGATCGAGAACCGCGCCGACCAGTGGACGGCAGCGATCACCGACGAACTCGAATCGACGCCCGAGCAGCCGGGCGACCCGCCCGAGTCCGACGTACTGGAGACGGCAGCAGCGGCGGCGATCCGGAGCGCCGATCGAACCCACGGCGGCTTCGGCTCCGGCGGCCCGAAGTTCCCTCAGCCCCGCCGTCTCGACCTGTTGCTCCGGGCGTCGATTCTCGACGGCGACGGGGCGGCCGGCGAGGTGGCTGGGGAGGCTCTCGACGCCATGGCGGCGGGCGGCCTCTACGACCACGTCGGCGGCGGCTTCCATCGCTACGCCACCGACCGCGAGTGGACGGTGCCCCACTTCGAGAAGATGCTCTACGACAACGCGGAGCTACCACGAGTGTACTTCGAAGCCGCGGCGGCGACCGGCGACGACCGCTACGCCCGCGTCGCGTCGGAGACGGTCGCCTTCCTCGAACGCGAACTCCAGCACCCCGAGGGCGGGTTCTACAGCACGCTCGACGCCCAAAGCGCCACGCCAGACACGAGACTCGGCGACGGCGCCGAACCTGCCGACGAGGAGGGCGCCTACTACGTCTGGACACCCGCGGAGGTGCGGGACGCGATGGGGGAGACGGCTATCGACGGCGTCGACGCCGAGACGGCGGCCGACCTGTTTTGCGACCGCTACGGCGTCACCGACGGCGGCAACTTCGAGGGTGGGACGACGGTGCTCACCGTCGCCGCGAGCTACGCGGATCTAGCCGACGATCACGGTCTCGACGTCGAGACGGTCGAACGGACCCTGATCGAGGCCCGGACCCGCGCGTTCGACGGCCGGGCCAATCGCCCGCGGCCCGCCCGCGACGAGAAGGTGCTCGCGGGGTGGAACGGCCTCGCCATCTCGGGCATCGCGACGGGCGCACGGACGCTCGATCCGGCGCTCGCCGGGACGGCGACCGATGCGCTCGCGTTCGTCCGGGACCACCTCTGGGACGCGGACGAACGGCGACTCTCGCGGCGGTACAAAGACGTCTCCGAGCCACGCTCGGAGGCAGACGAGACGGCGTCTCGGCGTGGCGACGTGCAGGTCGACGGCTACCTCGACGACTACGCCTTTCTCGCGCGCGGCGCGTTCGACTGCTATCAGGTGACTGGCGAGGTGGGGCAGCTCGCCTTCGCGGTCGACCTCATGCGCGTCGTCCGCGAGGAGTTCTGGGACGAGGAAGCGGGCACCCTCTACTACACGCCGGCGAGCGGCGAGGGGCTAGTAACCCGACCGCAGGAGTTGAACGACCAGTCGACGCCGTCGAGTCTCGGGGTCGCCGCGGCACTGCTCGACGAGCTCGCCCTCTTCGTCCCCGAGGAAGGGTTCGGCGGGATGACCGAACGGCTGCTCGCCACCCACGCCGACCGGGTCCGGGCGAGCCCGCTCGAACACGCGTCGCTCGTCCTCGCGGCGGACGCTCACGCCCGCGGGCCGGTGGAACTGACGCTCGCGGCCGACGCGGTGCCCGCGTCGTGGCGAGAGACGCTCGCAGACACGCCGCTCCCGACCGGCGTCGTCGCCCCACGCCCGGCGACCGACGCCGACTTGGACCCGTGGCTCGACGCGCTCGGCATCGACGAGATTCCGCCCATCTGGGCGAACCGCGAGGCACGGGGCGGCGACCCCACGGCGTACGCCTGCCGCGACTTCACCTGCTCGCCGCCACGGACGGATCTGGACGCGGCGCTCGACTGGCTCGCGGATCGATAA
- a CDS encoding HVO_0649 family zinc finger protein, giving the protein MATNSMKGSTALDRLRRRYETTEKKCPACGYVDHGANWTSRTDGRRVVYRHVCPSCEASREHTFRLR; this is encoded by the coding sequence ATGGCAACGAATAGCATGAAAGGGAGCACGGCGCTCGACCGTCTCCGACGGCGGTACGAGACGACCGAGAAGAAGTGCCCGGCGTGTGGCTACGTCGACCACGGCGCCAACTGGACGAGCCGAACCGACGGCCGGCGGGTCGTCTACCGACACGTCTGCCCGTCCTGTGAGGCGAGCCGAGAGCACACGTTCCGACTACGCTGA